From the Ascochyta rabiei chromosome 14, complete sequence genome, one window contains:
- a CDS encoding ph-response sensor protein: MTSSSKRDSVSSNSPAPSRSFLSRLKSPLSSKSRNFTDFYIQSDDPHRQYLPGDIISGTVIIKVVKPLRITHLVVSLHGYAQVFKNPNAPGDAYKTYLATVGSGRGKKQGSYFGNGFVSLFEDEVVLCGEGKLAEGVYHFNFDLEFPSKGLPSSIDFERGTVCYMLTSTLTRPTTMSPTATCDTKVSLRDVIDVAPIAEPKPRVISLEPISRRTRTKTPRTRPGTAKTDSVPPTPGRLEAPRLAPRSEPPLGTPEESVHPRSPSPSETSFASQMSSSGASGTEYGVRSVNTVTDAGGFIAANGSRPTVKGKTITATIDVLKGGFLGGDQIPIRVTVNHNKHVRSLKGIIITLYRQARVDMHPALPVGPNGKGDKTKSEDYYPKSRTGLGGLSLSSAGSSHTFRKDLGQSFAPLFVDPRTLTADIKCSVRVPDDVFPTISNVPGAMISFKYYVEVVVDIQGKLTGLDRMVSNAGVVTVPSTTNTPGGMGRDEAASNTFSTWGGNFVDTDGIRREKGVISSLFEVIVGTKDSERNGKRKQTQGLPTNDHHGVHEIPYGSYDDPNAPGGYDQYDYGYDENGQYYDYRYDPGYYDVPGYNDGGVGGSSSYHPPAPTQEEHGLSEKERLQRAEALLLPSQPPGAANGLSTANGGFQHGMPASAPVLPEDDDPNSSYVPEASSSSSSAPAHPPPPFRAATDPSMSFNASAPRPSIQRHRTGLLDGAPQISATGSSSTINSSQTATAPPTNGADDQSKPLPSLPPQSPPSTAPDYFPSSSHVPATDDKQEMQRQRLEMERSAPPPAHGHDESGESSQGPSAPPPADGMRGLSLAPGHLAPSAPMLDDEDEELAAAITPVRSRVPNDRPVSEALPEYQR, from the exons ATGACTTCCAGCTCCAAGCGTGACTCCGTCTCCTCAAACTCCCCAGCACCCAGCAGATCGTTTCTGTCGCGACTGAAATCGCCGCTGTCGTCCAAGTCGCGCAACTTCACCGACTTCTACATCCAGTCGGACGACCCACACCGCCAGTACCTCCCCGGCGACATCATCAGTGGCACCGTCATCATCAAGGTCGTCAAGCCTCTCCGCATCACCCATCTCGTCGTCTCGCTGCACGGCTATGCCCAAGTGTTCAAGAACCCAAATGCGCCGGGCGACGCTTACAAAACCTACTTGGCAACCGTGGGCTCCGGCAGAGGCAAGAAGCAGGGAAGCTACTTTGGCAATGGCTTCGTATCACTTTTTGAGGACGAAGTAGTTCTCTGCGGTGAAGGCAAGCTAGCAGAGGGCGTCTACCATTTCAACTTTGACCTCGAGTTTCCCTCCAAAGGCCTGCCAAGCAGCATTGAC TTCGAACGCGGTACAGTATGCTACATGCTGACCTCGACTTTAACCCGCCCTACGACCATGTCGCCTACCGCCACATGTGACACCAAGGTATCCCTCAGGGATGTGATCGATGTTGCCCCCATCGCCGAGCCCAAACCTCGCGTCATATCTCTGGAGCCCATCTCACGACGGACGCGGACCAAAACGCCTCGAACCCGGCCGGGCACGGCAAAGACGGACAGTGTGCCTCCCACCCCCGGCCGCTTGGAAGCACCACGCTTAGCTCCGAGGTCAGAGCCACCACTTGGAACACCCGAAGAGAGCGTCCATCCACGCAGCCCATCCCCCAGCGAAACCAGCTTCGCAAGCCAGATGAGCAGCAGCGGCGCTTCAGGCACAGAGTACGGTGTTCGTTCTGTCAACACCGTGACTGATGCCGGTGGCTTTATAGCTGCCAACGGAAGCCGACCGACGGTCAAAGGGAAGACTATTACAGCCACCATCGACGTCCTGAAAGGTGGCTTCCTTGGCGGCGATCAGATACCTATTAGGGTCACTGTCAACCACAACAAACACGTAAGGAGTCTGAAAGGCATCATCATCACACTCTACCGCCAAGCAAGGGTGGACATGCATCCTGCACTGCCTGTTGGGCCGAACGGTAAAGGCGACAAGACAAAGTCGGAAGACTACTATCCAAAGTCCAGGACTGGACTCGGTGGTCTGTCTCTGTCGTCCGCTGGATCGAGTCATACCTTTCGCAAGGATCTCGGGCAGTCGTTCGCACCCCTGTTTGTCGATCCACGGACGCTGACCGCGGACATCAAGTGCTCTGTCCGAGTGCCTGATGATGTGTTTCCCACAATCTCCAACGTACCTGGTGCAATGATCTCGTTCAAGTACTACGTCGAGGTCGTCGTGGATATCCAGGGGAAGCTCACTGGGTTGGATCGTATGGTTTCCAATGCTGGTGTGGTTACTGTCCCCTCTACAACAAACACACCTGGCGGGATGGGACGTGATGAAGCCGCGAGCAACACGTTTTCGACGTGGGGCGGGAATTTTGTCGACACAGATGGCATTCGCCGAGAGAAGGGGGTCATTTCTTCCCTGTTTGAAGTTATTGTTGGCACCAAAGACAGCGAGAGGAATGGCAAACGGAAACAGACACAAGGACTGCCGACCAATGATCATCACGGAGTCCACGAAATACCCTATGGATCCTACGACGACCCCAACGCACCAGGCGGCTACGATCAGTACGACTATGGGTACGATGAGAACGGTCAATACTATGATTATAGATACGATCCGGGGTACTACGACGTCCCAGGGTACAACGATGGTGGTGTTGGAGGGAGCTCGTCCTACCATCCGCCCGCCCCAACGCAAGAAGAGCACGGTCTGTCAGAAAAAGAGCGACTGCAACGAGCGGAGGCACTTTTGTTACCCTCTCAACCGCCTGGCGCTGCCAATGGTCTCTCAACTGCCAATGGGGGGTTTCAACATGGCATGCCTGCATCTGCGCCAGTGCTACCTGAGGATGACGACCCTAACTCTTCGTACGTCCCCGAGGcttcatcgtcatcatcatcagCGCCTGCGCACCCGCCTCCACCATTCCGTGCCGCCACGGACCCCTCAATGTCCTTCAACGCCTCCGCTCCCCGCCCTTCAATACAGCGCCATAGGACAGGGCTCCTAGATGGAGCACCGCAGATATCCGCCACTGGATCATCGTCCACCATCAACTCAAGCCAAACAGCTACTGCCCCACCAACAAACGGCGCTGACGACCAGTCGAAACCTCTACCTTCCCTCCCGCCTCAGTCGCCACCCAGCACAGCACCCGACTATTTCCCCTCTTCCTCCCACGTGCCTGCCACAGACGACAAGCAAGAAATGCAGCGTCAGCGATTGGAAATGGAGCGCAGTGCGCCACCGCCTGCACACGGCCACGACGAGTCAGGAGAGAGCTCACAGGGTCCGTCcgcgccgccgcccgccgACGGCATGCGCGGACTTAGTCTCGCACCTGGGCATCTGGCACCTTCGGCGCCGATGCTGGatgacgaagacgaggaaCTGGCGGCAGCCATCACGCCCGTCAGAAGTCGGGTGCCGAACGACAGACCAGTCAGTGAGGCGTTGCCCGAGTATCAGCGGTGA